In the Leptolyngbya sp. SIO1E4 genome, one interval contains:
- a CDS encoding histidine phosphatase family protein translates to MLKLLFIRHGESTGNRDKRMASHREDGLTPKGQQQCQHLAGYLYRQSWQPSHLYTSPLRRGLESLAYLLAPWGWSLPAGLGNVGNVKEINQRRITSNGARLPALPLRHFENVTVSEQLTEFQAGILTGLTWAEAKQQYPLLCHTLETSQDWVAIPGAETPLDGRTRAQQFVQQLLAKHRAGDAVWIMSHYWIMEHLVAALMGCDRTWQLSIPNTALFEFWIDRDRWWQTEMTVGIRDFWHIKRFGDCPHLKTADL, encoded by the coding sequence ATGCTGAAGCTTCTGTTTATTCGTCACGGGGAATCGACGGGCAATCGTGACAAACGAATGGCCAGTCATAGAGAGGATGGTTTAACCCCTAAGGGCCAACAACAGTGCCAACATCTGGCTGGCTACCTTTACCGGCAGAGCTGGCAACCCAGTCACCTTTATACTAGTCCGCTGCGCCGGGGCCTTGAGTCGTTGGCTTACCTGCTAGCGCCTTGGGGATGGTCATTACCGGCAGGCTTAGGCAATGTTGGCAATGTTAAGGAGATCAATCAGCGCCGCATCACCTCCAATGGGGCCAGACTGCCAGCTTTGCCCTTAAGGCATTTCGAGAACGTTACCGTGTCTGAGCAACTCACGGAATTTCAAGCCGGGATTTTAACTGGGTTAACGTGGGCAGAGGCCAAGCAGCAATACCCTCTCCTGTGTCATACCTTGGAAACATCTCAGGACTGGGTCGCGATTCCTGGGGCTGAAACCCCCCTTGACGGGCGGACGCGGGCGCAGCAATTTGTCCAACAGCTGCTGGCTAAGCACCGCGCGGGGGATGCTGTCTGGATTATGTCGCACTACTGGATTATGGAACATCTCGTGGCTGCTTTAATGGGGTGCGATCGCACCTGGCAGTTGTCCATCCCTAACACGGCGTTATTCGAGTTTTGGATAGATCGCGATCGCTGGTGGCAAACAGAAATGACGGTGGGGATCAGAGACTTTTGGCATATAAAGCGATTTGGCGACTGCCCACATCTCAAGACCGCTGACTTGTGA